One window from the genome of Pieris napi chromosome 12, ilPieNapi1.2, whole genome shotgun sequence encodes:
- the LOC125054711 gene encoding protein claret segregational has product MSRIPKLPGAKENRPGFSNITRRIGNGLSDVDKKALLMNHTKPSSTITSSTSVAAPRLKRAASANAVEPPSKAAKVERKPNVSARIPPYDYKARFNDLVEKHKVIKSELTTLNTKYIEVSDDYEKYKELSDNSLKENSILKDKLQNCLTELRQITADHDSLKLDNEMLKRELDDLHNKTKILEDVTNSLKIKSMENDRLKLEIDDMSRRHKSLQEENEAIRVLNEHLKKVSAEHEILQEDHKCALELVKKNQTHRDALQNIVDSMYKDQRILRNTIQDLKGNIRVYCRVRPPLESETNKPLYNLHVVDACTIEIEKIELLNSARKGKSQHTFSFDGIFTPHSSQEDVFANVSSMVQSALDGYNVCIFAYGQTGSGKTYTMEGGDGIAEYGIIPRSINMIFECMAELKEMGWELSIKASFLEIYNEVIYDLLDSNKDQESHDIKMVNSKGSELYVSNLREEEVKSAHDFIRLLIFAQRNRQTAATLNNERSSRSHSVAQIKISAINEKRKEKFTSNLNLVDLAGSESGKTTQRMGETKHINRSLSELSKVILSLQTNQSHIPYRNSKLTHLLMPSLGGNSKTLMLVNINQFDDNFNETLNSLRFATNVNSCKTTKAKKNLTLFDGF; this is encoded by the coding sequence ATGTCTCGCATTCCAAAGCTGCCAGGGGCTAAAGAAAATAGACCTGGGTTTTCAAATATAACAAGAAGAATTGGCAATGGACTCAGTGATGTTGATAAAAAAGCGCTTCTTATGAACCATACCAAACCGAGTTCAACAATTACGTCTAGTACCTCAGTAGCAGCTCCGCGGCTTAAAAGAGCAGCTTCTGCAAACGCTGTAGAACCTCCTTCAAAAGCTGCTAAAGTGGAAAGAAAACCAAATGTATCAGCAAGAATTCCACCATATGACTATAAGGCAAGATTCAATGATTTAGTGGAAAAACATAAGGTGATAAAGAGCGAATTGACTAcgttaaatactaaatacattGAGGTATCTGATGACTATGAAAAGTACAAAGAATTGTCTGATAACAGCCTTAAAGAAAACTCTATATTAAAAGACAAATTGCAAAACTGTTTAACAGAGCTGAGACAGATTACCGCCGACCATGACAGCCTCAAACTTGACAATGAAATGCTGAAAAGAGAACTTGATGACCTgcataataaaactaaaatattggaAGATGTaacaaatagtttaaaaattaaatcaatggAAAATGATAGGCTCAAATTAGAAATTGATGATATGAGCCGACGCCACAAGAGTTTGCAAGAAGAAAATGAAGCAATAAGAGTTCTTAATGAACATCTTAAAAAAGTGTCAGCAGAACATGAAATACTACAAGAAGATCACAAATGTGCTCTTGAATTAGTAAAGAAAAACCAAACTCACCGTGATGCCTTACAAAACATAGTTGATTCTATGTATAAAGACCAGAGAATCCTAAGGAATACTATACAAGATTTAAAAGGCAATATAAGAGTTTACTGCCGAGTAAGACCTCCACTTGAGTCTGAAACTAATAAGCCCCTGTACAATTTACATGTTGTTGATGCATGCAccattgaaattgaaaaaattgAACTATTGAATTCAGCTAGAAAAGGTAAATCCCAACATACCTTTTCATTTGATGGAATCTTTACACCCCATTCTTCACAAGAAGATGTTTTTGCCAATGTTTCTTCAATGGTTCAATCTGCCCTAGATGGATACAATGTGTGTATTTTTGCTTATGGACAAACTGGTTCGGGAAAAACATACACAATGGAGGGTGGAGATGGAATAGCCGAATATGGTATCATTCCAAGatcaataaatatgatttttgaatGCATGGCAGAATTGAAAGAAATGGGTTGGGAGTTGTCAATTAAAGCTTCATTCTTGGAAATTTACAATGAAGTTATTTATGACTTACTTGATTCCAACAAAGATCAAGAGAGCCATGACATCAAAATGGTCAATTCCAAAGGATCAGAATTATATGTTTCCAACTTGCGTGAGGAAGAAGTGAAGAGCGCTCATGATTTCATCAGGTTGTTAATTTTTGCTCAACGAAACAGACAAACGGCTGCAACATTGAACAATGAAAGAAGTTCACGATCACATTCTGTGgcccaaattaaaatctcagcAATTAATGAAAAGCGTAAAGAAAAGTTTACGAGCAATCTTAATTTGGTAGATCTTGCTGGATCTGAGAGTGGGAAAACAACACAGAGGATGGGCGAGACCAAACACATAAATAGATCACTTTCAGAACTGTCTAAAGTGATTTTGTCTTTGCAGACTAACCAATCACATATTCCATACAGGAATTCTAAGTTGACACATCTGCTTATGCCCAGTCTCGGTGGAAACTCAAAAACCCTTATGTTAGTAAACATTAATCAATTTGATGATAACTTTAATGAGACTCTTAACTCCTTAAGATTTGCCACCAATGTTAATAGTTGTAAAACAACTAAGGCTAAAAAGAACTTGACTTTGTTTGATgggttttaa
- the LOC125054491 gene encoding inositol-trisphosphate 3-kinase homolog isoform X4 — protein MFTQKLRFIVASGKDEERWRGKEEGALFKRWRRHASSETSPVVSAPTSPSQPSDLLKFLAINALELSAPASDALLKTRSSEWFQLSGHPGSLAPAGPGTVWKRRSPGDHPSHNPERDAYVALASCPHMRSAIPRYYRELEYGGEHFIELQDLLHGFRDPHVMDIKMGTRTFLEDEVSNARARTDLYEKMVRLDPNAPTEAEHTVRAVTKLRYMQFREQCSSSAEQGFRIEAVKLPGQPPLTDLQKVKEPEHLTATVAKFFARNERARRSIAARLREIRELFENSEFFRTHEIVGSSIFIIYDDERVGAWLIDFAKTRRLPEGLSVTHREPWEQGSHEEGFLYGLDRLIETIETAKLPEVSR, from the exons GTTGCATCTGGTAAAGATGAAGAACGCTGGCGTGGGAAAGAGGAAGGCGCTCTGTTCAAGCGATGGAGACGCCACGCCTCCTCGGAAACTTCTCCTGTAGTGTCTGCCCCTACATCACCATCCCAACCTTCGGATTTGCTGAAATTTTTGGCTATT AATGCACTAGAGTTGTCCGCACCGGCCTCGGATGCGCTACTCAAGACTCGTTCTTCGGAATGGTTCCAACTTTCCGGTCACCCGGGATCTTTAGCACCCGCAGGACCTGGCACCGTTTGGAAACGCCGTTCTCCCGGCGACCACCCTTCACATAACCCTGAACGTGACGCTTACGTTGCCCTCGCATCCTGTCCCCACATGCGGTCTGCCATCCCACGTTACTACAGAGAACTGGAATACGGTGGTGAACATTTCATTGAGCTTCAAGATTTATTGCACGGCTTCCGCGACCCCCACGTTATGGACATCAAAATGGGAACCAGGACTTTCCTTGAAGACGAAGTCAGCAACGCTCGGGCTAGAACCGACCTGTACGAGAAGATGGTTCGCCTCGATCCAAATGCTCCGACTGAAGCAGAGCATACTGTGCGTGCCGTCACCAAACTAAGATACATGCAGTTCAGGGAACAATGCTCCTCTTCAGCCGAGCAGGGATTTAGAATTGAAGCTGTCAAACTACCAGGACAGCCTCCTTTAACTGATTTGCAGAAAGTAAAAGAGCCAGAACATCTGACCGCTACAGTGGCCAAGTTCTTCGCTCGCAATGAGCGCGCGCGCCGCTCAATTGCTGCCCGTCTCCGCGAAATAAGGGAACTTTTCGAAAACTCTGAGTTCTTCCGGACGCACGAGATCGTCGGTagtagtatatttataatttacgatGATGAGCGCGTCGGGGCGTGGCTAATCGACTTCGCTAAGACCCGACGTCTTCCTGAGGGTTTGAGTGTAACGCATCGCGAACCCTGGGAACAAGGAAGCCACGAGGAGGGCTTTCTGTACGGACTGGATAGACTGATAGAGACTATAGAAACGGCTAAATTACCTGAAGTGTCTCGTTGA
- the LOC125054491 gene encoding inositol-trisphosphate 3-kinase homolog isoform X3, whose protein sequence is MTVTSKMNSVSRQSLLSRLGPGGLLYTANKILAVASGKDEERWRGKEEGALFKRWRRHASSETSPVVSAPTSPSQPSDLLKFLAINALELSAPASDALLKTRSSEWFQLSGHPGSLAPAGPGTVWKRRSPGDHPSHNPERDAYVALASCPHMRSAIPRYYRELEYGGEHFIELQDLLHGFRDPHVMDIKMGTRTFLEDEVSNARARTDLYEKMVRLDPNAPTEAEHTVRAVTKLRYMQFREQCSSSAEQGFRIEAVKLPGQPPLTDLQKVKEPEHLTATVAKFFARNERARRSIAARLREIRELFENSEFFRTHEIVGSSIFIIYDDERVGAWLIDFAKTRRLPEGLSVTHREPWEQGSHEEGFLYGLDRLIETIETAKLPEVSR, encoded by the exons ATGACTGTAACTAGTAAAATGAATAGCGTTTCCCGCCAATCTCTGCTCAGCCGTCTTGGACCTGGCGGGCTCCTTTACACCGCTAACAAAATACTAGCG GTTGCATCTGGTAAAGATGAAGAACGCTGGCGTGGGAAAGAGGAAGGCGCTCTGTTCAAGCGATGGAGACGCCACGCCTCCTCGGAAACTTCTCCTGTAGTGTCTGCCCCTACATCACCATCCCAACCTTCGGATTTGCTGAAATTTTTGGCTATT AATGCACTAGAGTTGTCCGCACCGGCCTCGGATGCGCTACTCAAGACTCGTTCTTCGGAATGGTTCCAACTTTCCGGTCACCCGGGATCTTTAGCACCCGCAGGACCTGGCACCGTTTGGAAACGCCGTTCTCCCGGCGACCACCCTTCACATAACCCTGAACGTGACGCTTACGTTGCCCTCGCATCCTGTCCCCACATGCGGTCTGCCATCCCACGTTACTACAGAGAACTGGAATACGGTGGTGAACATTTCATTGAGCTTCAAGATTTATTGCACGGCTTCCGCGACCCCCACGTTATGGACATCAAAATGGGAACCAGGACTTTCCTTGAAGACGAAGTCAGCAACGCTCGGGCTAGAACCGACCTGTACGAGAAGATGGTTCGCCTCGATCCAAATGCTCCGACTGAAGCAGAGCATACTGTGCGTGCCGTCACCAAACTAAGATACATGCAGTTCAGGGAACAATGCTCCTCTTCAGCCGAGCAGGGATTTAGAATTGAAGCTGTCAAACTACCAGGACAGCCTCCTTTAACTGATTTGCAGAAAGTAAAAGAGCCAGAACATCTGACCGCTACAGTGGCCAAGTTCTTCGCTCGCAATGAGCGCGCGCGCCGCTCAATTGCTGCCCGTCTCCGCGAAATAAGGGAACTTTTCGAAAACTCTGAGTTCTTCCGGACGCACGAGATCGTCGGTagtagtatatttataatttacgatGATGAGCGCGTCGGGGCGTGGCTAATCGACTTCGCTAAGACCCGACGTCTTCCTGAGGGTTTGAGTGTAACGCATCGCGAACCCTGGGAACAAGGAAGCCACGAGGAGGGCTTTCTGTACGGACTGGATAGACTGATAGAGACTATAGAAACGGCTAAATTACCTGAAGTGTCTCGTTGA